From one Candidatus Bathyarchaeia archaeon genomic stretch:
- a CDS encoding winged helix-turn-helix domain-containing protein, with translation MVRCVSLLEAEALILRKCKRCPLKIIADILLISRKNVKKTHIMYGANLSYALLNKYLNKISNAGLINRSPEGYYKITDKGIAFLDTYSFYIKEKGRMEKKMVALDDKKRSLQRLLNTHSQK, from the coding sequence ATGGTAAGATGCGTCTCGTTATTAGAGGCGGAGGCATTAATCCTGCGAAAATGCAAGAGATGTCCTCTAAAGATTATAGCGGACATTTTACTAATCTCCAGGAAGAACGTGAAGAAAACACATATAATGTATGGGGCTAATTTAAGCTACGCGCTTCTAAACAAATACTTAAATAAGATATCAAATGCGGGCTTAATCAATAGAAGTCCTGAAGGCTACTATAAAATTACAGACAAGGGAATCGCTTTTCTAGACACATATAGCTTCTATATTAAAGAGAAGGGTCGAATGGAGAAGAAAATGGTTGCATTAGACGATAAGAAACGTAGTCTGCAAAGGCTGCTAAATACGCATAGCCAGAAATAA
- a CDS encoding DUF4364 family protein: MEVVRDILKVISLHEGAKKTFIMYKVYLNYRSLTNYLSKLLEVGLVKKEDSQYYLTDKGQAFLNICEEYSIDLEDLRSELNSLSEVKKKLKAMLSSK, encoded by the coding sequence ATTGAAGTCGTAAGAGATATTCTCAAAGTAATTTCGCTCCATGAGGGAGCCAAGAAAACATTCATAATGTACAAAGTCTATCTGAATTATAGGTCGCTGACAAATTATTTGAGTAAGCTTCTAGAAGTCGGGCTAGTGAAGAAAGAAGACTCGCAATATTATCTGACAGATAAGGGCCAAGCTTTCCTTAATATATGTGAGGAGTATTCTATAGATCTTGAAGATCTGAGGAGCGAACTTAATTCTTTAAGTGAAGTAAAGAAGAAACTAAAAGCGATGCTTTCTTCAAAGTAG
- a CDS encoding DUF1616 domain-containing protein, whose amino-acid sequence MSLTCILVLVSPILSPFIPRRSRESFSEIYLLGSNRMAENYPFKVKPGEVYSIFLGLGNHMGASAYYAIYLKIRDRSEDPPDPRNNMPSLLPIICDYHVFLSDGEVWEKSLNFSLSFNFSDGGCCLLKELIVNDERYAINKLVLWDSEKNGFFINIFFELWIYDSKIRGFSFHNRFVGIWLNVTNTV is encoded by the coding sequence TTGAGCTTAACATGTATTCTAGTGCTCGTCTCTCCAATCCTGTCCCCCTTTATTCCCAGAAGATCCAGAGAATCTTTCTCGGAGATCTACTTGCTGGGGTCAAATCGGATGGCTGAAAACTATCCATTTAAAGTAAAACCGGGTGAAGTCTATAGCATTTTTCTGGGCCTTGGCAATCATATGGGTGCTTCAGCTTACTATGCCATATATCTTAAGATTAGAGATAGAAGTGAAGATCCGCCTGACCCAAGAAATAATATGCCTAGTTTATTACCCATAATATGCGATTATCACGTTTTTCTATCGGATGGGGAAGTATGGGAAAAATCTCTCAATTTTTCCCTCAGCTTCAATTTTTCTGACGGTGGTTGCTGCCTTTTAAAGGAGCTTATCGTGAACGATGAGAGATACGCTATTAACAAGCTAGTTTTATGGGATTCTGAGAAAAACGGTTTTTTCATTAATATATTTTTTGAGCTGTGGATTTATGATTCAAAAATCAGGGGTTTTTCTTTTCACAACCGTTTTGTTGGGATATGGCTTAACGTGACGAATACAGTTTAG
- a CDS encoding glycosyltransferase family 2 protein produces the protein MSVLVVIAALNEEKGIGPTIAEVQQSLYGPRILVVDGRSTDKTVEIAKDMGAEVIIQKGKGKGDAISQAIKHVNLSKVDYVVFIDADYTYPATALPEMIKVMENTPYAGMVCGNRFTGNLSLGKMHKTLLIGNKSIAFLHKLMNNVNMRDPLTGLRVVRSEILRDWKPKSKGFDIEVELNRWVKRKGYVIIEVPIKYRQRLGEKKLKIRHGLIILKRIVLGFFYDMLLLVKLHE, from the coding sequence ATGAGTGTTTTGGTGGTAATTGCAGCCCTCAATGAAGAAAAGGGTATAGGTCCAACCATAGCGGAGGTTCAACAGTCGCTTTATGGACCGCGGATTTTAGTAGTAGATGGAAGAAGTACTGATAAAACCGTAGAGATAGCCAAAGATATGGGAGCTGAGGTGATAATTCAGAAAGGTAAGGGTAAAGGTGACGCTATATCTCAAGCGATTAAGCATGTGAATCTAAGTAAAGTAGACTATGTGGTTTTTATCGACGCTGATTATACTTATCCTGCAACTGCTTTACCTGAGATGATAAAAGTAATGGAGAATACTCCCTACGCTGGCATGGTGTGCGGGAATAGGTTTACTGGCAATTTAAGTTTGGGAAAAATGCATAAAACGTTGCTTATTGGCAATAAATCGATAGCATTTCTACATAAGTTAATGAATAACGTGAATATGCGTGATCCTTTAACTGGACTAAGAGTAGTACGTTCTGAAATTCTAAGAGACTGGAAACCTAAATCGAAAGGATTTGATATAGAGGTAGAATTGAATAGATGGGTGAAACGGAAAGGATACGTTATAATCGAAGTGCCAATAAAATATAGACAGAGACTTGGAGAAAAGAAGCTCAAGATTAGACATGGTCTAATAATACTCAAAAGGATAGTTCTAGGGTTCTTTTACGACATGCTGCTTTTGGTGAAATTACATGAGTAA
- a CDS encoding glycosyltransferase family 2 protein, with protein MSNISVIISTYSKERLHHLLDCIDSLKKQSLSPAEVILVLDPDPDLVEFYERKLSGIRVVVSQERGLSNARNTGVKNANGDIVTFIDDDAIADEKWLENLAKNYEDPKTMGVGGQIKPLWRKRIKWFPEELNWVIGCTYKGLPEKRADVRNPIGCNMSFRKEAFQKAGFFRCDIGRFGKKLLSGEEMEFSTRVLEKIPGSRIVYDPSAVVYHKVDDERISLRYLCKRSFYEGLSKALIAERKSSKVLSTEGQYVKHLFKSAIPSRLKRLYIVDSSLQILALLASSISVFSGFLTGRVMNFFSGLFEEY; from the coding sequence ATGAGTAACATTTCTGTAATAATCTCCACGTATTCAAAGGAAAGGCTGCATCATCTACTAGACTGCATAGACTCTCTTAAAAAGCAATCACTAAGCCCCGCTGAAGTAATTTTAGTTTTAGATCCTGACCCTGATCTGGTAGAGTTTTATGAACGGAAACTTTCAGGCATAAGGGTGGTTGTCAGTCAAGAACGCGGCTTATCTAACGCTAGAAATACCGGAGTGAAAAATGCGAATGGAGACATAGTAACGTTCATCGATGATGATGCAATAGCCGACGAAAAATGGTTGGAAAACTTGGCGAAAAATTACGAAGATCCAAAAACGATGGGTGTCGGAGGACAAATCAAACCTTTATGGAGGAAACGTATTAAATGGTTTCCAGAGGAATTAAATTGGGTCATTGGCTGCACTTATAAAGGTCTCCCGGAAAAACGCGCGGATGTGAGAAATCCTATCGGCTGCAATATGTCTTTTAGAAAGGAAGCCTTTCAAAAAGCGGGTTTCTTTAGATGCGATATTGGAAGGTTTGGTAAAAAGCTTCTAAGCGGTGAAGAAATGGAGTTTTCAACAAGAGTTCTCGAGAAAATACCTGGCTCAAGGATAGTTTACGATCCGTCAGCCGTAGTTTACCATAAAGTCGATGATGAAAGGATAAGCTTACGCTATTTATGCAAAAGATCATTTTATGAAGGTCTCTCAAAGGCTTTAATAGCCGAAAGAAAATCCTCTAAGGTTCTATCCACCGAGGGTCAGTATGTCAAACATCTTTTCAAGTCAGCTATCCCGTCTAGACTTAAGCGGCTCTACATTGTTGACTCTTCCCTACAGATATTAGCGTTGCTGGCTTCTTCAATAAGTGTTTTCTCAGGTTTTTTGACTGGTAGAGTAATGAACTTTTTCTCAGGACTATTCGAAGAATACTAA
- a CDS encoding polysaccharide pyruvyl transferase family protein, with protein MIENKNVKIEKPRILIIDVCNPLSMGGAAITLVLIEYLRKNFPDAKITLMTSRKRDQEIYIGKYDMRDVDFIPHMWYREKSSTLKTLFYSFIPAILAVLRIIPRRFFRGSRIRSEDALSNYDVIIDLNSDAINEHYGIVFPLFTLFNIFIASLSNKPVIISPCTIGSFRKPFMNSIAKFVLNRASLIMVRENISWKNLEKLGVPKHKISLGGDLAFLLQPKQINADDFTEIDLTKIERPMIGLAPSQEICRYAFIQRSKNPEEKYKMYVKLMSEIADFMIERFDASVILIPHSLSDEESPRYKLLDDRIACQSVYDGIKNKGKVWFIRGHHRTDEIKALIGKCDLFVGCRMHSTIASTSMLVPTIALAYGEKFEGIISDLMGQRDYVINVSEDYNVLLERIKSRIVDLWTKKDFVRKDLQERLENIQKIVNSSLFAISRAIEGKEVF; from the coding sequence TTGATAGAAAATAAGAATGTGAAAATAGAGAAGCCTCGCATCCTTATAATAGATGTGTGTAATCCGCTTAGTATGGGCGGTGCAGCAATAACCCTGGTACTAATAGAATATTTAAGGAAGAATTTTCCAGACGCAAAGATCACTTTAATGACTTCCAGAAAAAGGGATCAAGAGATTTATATAGGAAAATATGACATGCGTGATGTTGATTTTATCCCACACATGTGGTACAGGGAGAAATCCTCAACCCTCAAAACACTATTTTACTCTTTTATTCCAGCGATTCTAGCGGTTTTAAGAATCATTCCACGTAGATTTTTTAGGGGATCACGTATTCGCTCTGAAGATGCCCTTAGCAACTATGATGTCATCATTGACTTAAACTCTGACGCAATTAACGAGCATTATGGAATAGTGTTTCCTCTCTTTACGCTCTTTAACATATTTATTGCTTCGCTCTCAAATAAACCAGTAATCATTTCTCCATGCACTATAGGAAGTTTCAGAAAGCCTTTCATGAATTCCATAGCCAAATTTGTCTTAAATAGAGCAAGTCTCATAATGGTTAGAGAGAACATAAGCTGGAAAAATCTGGAGAAGCTGGGCGTTCCTAAACATAAAATTTCTTTAGGCGGGGATCTCGCTTTTCTGCTTCAACCAAAGCAGATTAACGCTGACGATTTTACAGAGATTGATTTAACGAAGATTGAAAGGCCGATGATAGGCTTAGCTCCAAGCCAAGAAATATGTAGATATGCCTTCATTCAGAGATCAAAAAATCCTGAAGAGAAGTATAAAATGTATGTGAAGTTGATGAGTGAGATTGCAGATTTTATGATTGAAAGATTTGACGCATCTGTTATCTTGATCCCCCACTCGCTTAGCGATGAAGAAAGCCCTAGATATAAGCTCTTGGATGATAGAATTGCATGCCAAAGCGTTTATGATGGGATAAAGAATAAGGGCAAAGTGTGGTTCATTAGGGGGCATCATAGAACCGACGAAATTAAGGCTCTAATTGGGAAGTGTGATTTATTTGTTGGATGTAGAATGCATTCTACAATAGCCTCAACAAGCATGCTGGTGCCAACTATCGCTTTAGCCTACGGAGAAAAGTTCGAGGGGATAATTAGTGATTTAATGGGGCAGCGGGACTACGTAATAAATGTAAGTGAGGATTACAACGTTCTTTTAGAGCGAATAAAATCTAGAATAGTGGACTTATGGACTAAGAAAGACTTTGTTAGAAAGGATCTTCAAGAAAGGCTTGAAAATATCCAAAAGATAGTTAATTCCTCTCTATTTGCAATAAGCAGGGCAATTGAAGGGAAAGAAGTTTTTTAA
- a CDS encoding Coenzyme F420 hydrogenase/dehydrogenase, beta subunit C-terminal domain — protein sequence MGRRQYAEDAEDKIHAGKFGSLEFVLKNDLCTGCGTCVGVCPNNAMGMRKDEKRGIYHPELDYLKCTGCGLCSKSCPGYKVDFKELFLEIFGETPPLNTNGFLLGNYIKCYSGYSTDPDIRYNSASGGLVTQLLLFMLNEEIIDGALVTGMKGSSPLESNPSIAKSREEIIGASRSKYCPVPANIMLKEILHSEGKYAVVGLPCHIHGVRKAEQSIKKLREKIVLHMGLFCSHTDTFLETEYLLHRLKVKSDNVSEIAYRGKGWPGMLTVKLKTGDEINVPFHKWIRTHAYCMFIPRRCLLCCDHSAELADISFADAWLPEFENDSVGRSLAVTRTKCGEEILQKAAASKEIEVMEIDSVRVAESQKMMRFKKNSLSCRLLLFRSLGRKIPAYNRDLPKPSLADFPRSGIIFINRYIASKRSLWNLLEMFINLQSPLERIYAKAVKNAPRGSK from the coding sequence TTGGGTAGGCGTCAATATGCGGAGGATGCTGAAGATAAAATTCATGCGGGCAAATTTGGCTCTCTAGAGTTTGTCTTAAAAAATGATCTCTGCACAGGATGCGGAACATGTGTAGGAGTTTGCCCAAATAACGCGATGGGGATGAGAAAAGACGAAAAAAGAGGGATCTATCACCCTGAACTAGATTACTTAAAGTGTACTGGGTGCGGTCTATGCTCAAAATCTTGCCCGGGATATAAGGTTGATTTTAAGGAGTTGTTTCTTGAGATATTTGGGGAGACTCCACCCTTGAACACTAACGGTTTTCTACTTGGTAACTATATTAAATGCTATTCTGGCTATTCAACGGACCCTGATATACGATATAATTCTGCTTCCGGAGGCTTAGTTACCCAACTACTGCTCTTCATGTTAAATGAGGAGATAATTGATGGAGCCCTAGTAACAGGAATGAAAGGCAGCAGCCCATTAGAATCAAATCCCTCCATAGCTAAATCAAGAGAGGAAATAATAGGGGCTTCCCGATCCAAATATTGCCCAGTTCCTGCAAATATTATGTTAAAGGAAATTCTACATAGTGAAGGGAAATACGCGGTTGTAGGATTACCCTGCCACATTCATGGAGTCAGAAAAGCTGAACAAAGCATTAAAAAATTAAGAGAAAAGATCGTACTGCATATGGGGCTATTCTGCTCTCATACAGACACTTTTTTAGAAACCGAGTATCTTCTACATAGACTTAAAGTTAAAAGCGATAATGTCAGCGAAATAGCTTATCGCGGAAAAGGGTGGCCGGGAATGCTAACCGTTAAATTGAAAACCGGAGATGAAATTAACGTTCCCTTCCATAAATGGATAAGAACCCACGCATATTGCATGTTCATTCCCAGACGCTGTCTTCTCTGCTGCGACCACTCCGCAGAGCTGGCAGACATATCATTCGCAGACGCATGGCTGCCAGAATTTGAGAATGATAGTGTTGGCAGATCGCTGGCAGTTACGAGAACTAAATGTGGCGAAGAGATTTTGCAAAAAGCTGCCGCAAGTAAAGAAATTGAGGTAATGGAGATAGACAGCGTGCGAGTGGCCGAATCACAAAAGATGATGCGCTTCAAAAAGAATAGCTTATCATGCAGACTTCTGCTCTTCAGATCTCTCGGCAGGAAAATTCCGGCATATAATAGGGATCTGCCGAAGCCTAGCTTGGCCGATTTTCCCCGCTCTGGAATAATATTCATCAATAGATATATTGCATCAAAACGTTCCCTCTGGAATCTTCTTGAAATGTTCATCAACTTACAGAGCCCATTAGAGCGGATTTATGCGAAGGCTGTAAAAAATGCTCCGCGCGGCTCTAAGTAA
- a CDS encoding polysaccharide pyruvyl transferase family protein: MIKIHIIHVGTMDNKGTQALLMSDVYLLKKFFKDSLISVSTTDVEGTKKLNLPLEKIVPTIVDIPFKRADVLSKKAGIERDELKYKFLIIFGLLVMMVQTFLSLFSALFTKVGLKPFYRGEVFRQIKTCDLVISCSDENFKESASILPTNFHWTVTWWSILFERMFEVLMVKFFGKPIIMFPNSVGPFKTRLGSLLSKVALNRFSYLLLRDRFSYETVKALGIHPPKDLTADVALLLRRNSNFSGKEEGAPLIGVSPGVYSHSLSAEDIKKYVMAHAVALDAAIEKYGFTVLFLPHYISGFKFDDLEISKLILQSMRNRDSAKIIETSSVDKFKSILEDLDILISSKMHPAVLGLSSFIPTLCIAYDRKQIGLFNHLNMMGLVVNMREVNPDIIFSKVSFLWKNKEEVRRLLNEKIPLLQNNTEKTLKRVLYNAVKLK, encoded by the coding sequence TTGATAAAGATCCACATAATACATGTTGGCACCATGGACAATAAAGGAACACAGGCGCTTTTAATGAGCGACGTTTACCTACTTAAAAAATTCTTTAAGGATTCATTAATCTCTGTCTCAACAACAGATGTTGAAGGAACAAAGAAACTTAATTTGCCCTTAGAGAAAATAGTGCCTACTATAGTTGATATTCCATTTAAAAGGGCGGATGTGCTGAGTAAGAAAGCTGGAATCGAACGTGATGAATTAAAGTACAAGTTCTTAATAATTTTCGGTCTGCTGGTTATGATGGTGCAGACATTCCTATCTTTATTTTCAGCCCTTTTCACTAAGGTTGGATTAAAACCTTTTTATCGGGGTGAAGTGTTTAGACAAATAAAAACCTGCGACTTAGTGATCTCCTGTAGCGATGAGAATTTCAAGGAATCCGCATCCATATTACCAACCAACTTTCATTGGACTGTAACTTGGTGGTCAATACTCTTTGAGAGAATGTTTGAGGTATTAATGGTGAAGTTTTTTGGTAAGCCGATTATAATGTTTCCAAACTCCGTCGGACCATTTAAGACCCGTCTAGGTTCGCTCTTATCAAAAGTGGCGTTAAACAGGTTTAGTTATCTCCTATTGAGAGATCGATTTTCCTACGAAACAGTTAAGGCATTAGGGATACATCCTCCTAAAGATCTTACAGCTGATGTGGCGCTTTTACTGAGGAGGAATAGTAATTTTTCAGGAAAAGAAGAGGGTGCGCCGTTAATTGGAGTATCCCCCGGCGTCTACAGCCATAGTCTTTCGGCGGAAGACATAAAGAAATATGTTATGGCGCACGCTGTGGCTCTTGATGCAGCTATTGAAAAGTACGGTTTCACTGTTCTTTTTCTACCACATTATATTAGTGGTTTCAAGTTTGATGATCTTGAGATAAGCAAGCTAATATTACAGAGTATGAGGAATAGAGATAGCGCAAAGATCATTGAGACAAGCAGTGTGGACAAATTTAAGTCTATTCTGGAAGATTTAGATATATTGATTTCATCAAAAATGCATCCGGCTGTACTTGGGCTATCAAGTTTTATTCCAACTTTATGCATAGCGTATGACCGAAAGCAGATAGGGTTATTTAACCACCTAAATATGATGGGTCTCGTCGTGAATATGCGGGAAGTTAATCCTGATATAATCTTCTCTAAAGTAAGTTTTCTTTGGAAGAATAAGGAAGAAGTAAGGAGATTGTTGAACGAGAAAATCCCGCTACTGCAGAATAATACGGAGAAGACTCTTAAAAGGGTCCTGTATAATGCTGTAAAGTTAAAGTGA